A region of Vitis riparia cultivar Riparia Gloire de Montpellier isolate 1030 chromosome 12, EGFV_Vit.rip_1.0, whole genome shotgun sequence DNA encodes the following proteins:
- the LOC117926849 gene encoding AAA-ATPase At3g28580-like encodes MGETLGNLGSVMATLMFIWAMFRQYFPCDHIEKYSRRLMKFFYPHIEITFDEYGRGHFMRHEFYTAIDTYLSSNTADQANRLKANTAKNNQSLVLTIDDGEEVEDEFEGVKLWWTSRTITAETQTSRSYEQPDEKRHYRLTFHKKHRDLIIKKYLSQVLTQGEAIKVRTRQRKLYTNSWSMWSHVVFDHPATFQTLAMEADKKRELIEDLVSFSQAKDFYARIGKAWKRGYLLYGPPGTGKSTMIAAMANLLLYDVYDLELTAVSDNTMLRKLLMQIPSKSITVIEDIDCSLNLTGQRKKMKENKAAEEEEKGPIKKQAKVGDSDEGKTSKVTLSGLLNFIDGLWSASEGERLIVFTTNYKEKLDPALIRRGRMDKHIELSYCSFESFKVLAKNYLELDSHHLFDTIERLLGESKVTPADVAEHLMPKTSVADVETSLKSLVQALLEMAKEQAMLKAKEEGKEKESSAREED; translated from the coding sequence atgggggAGACGCTGGGGAATTTGGGGTCTGTAATGGCGACATTGATGTTCATCTGGGCTATGTTCCGGCAATACTTCCCTTGCGACCACATCGAAAAATACTCCCGCAGATTGATGAAGTTTTTCTACCCTCACATCGAAATCACTTTCGATGAATACGGCAGAGGTCATTTCATGCGCCATGAATTCTACACCGCCATCGATACCTACCTCAGCTCCAATACCGCCGACCAAGCCAACCGCCTCAAAGCCAACACCGCCAAAAACAACCAGTCACTCGTTCTCACCATTGATGACGGTGAAGAGGTTGAAGATGAGTTTGAGGGAGTGAAGCTGTGGTGGACTTCAAGGACGATCACAGCCGAAACTCAGACCTCCCGCTCCTATGAGCAGCCGGATGAGAAGAGGCACTACCGGCTGACTTTCCACAAGAAACACCGGGATTTGATCATCAAGAAGTACCTCAGTCAAGTTTTGACACAAGGGGAGGCGATTAAGGTCAGAACCCGGCAGCGGAAGCTTTATACCAACAGTTGGTCGATGTGGAGCCATGTGGTTTTTGATCACCCTGCAACTTTTCAAACGCTTGCCATGGAGGCTGATAAGAAGAGGGAGCTGATCGAGGACTTGGTTTCTTTCAGCCAGGCTAAGGATTTCTACGCAAGAATTGGGAAAGCTTGGAAGCGGGGTTACCTCCTTTATGGCCCTCCTGGGACGGGAAAATCTACCATGATTGCTGCCATGGCGAATCTGCTGCTGTACGACGTCTATGATCTTGAACTGACGGCGGTCAGTGACAACACCATGCTGAGGAAGCTGCTGATGCAGATTCCGAGCAAGTCCATCACTGTGATTGAGGACATCGACTGCTCCCTCAACTTGACGGGTcagaggaagaagatgaaggagaaCAAGGCGGCCGAGGAGGAAGAGAAAGGCCCCATTAAAAAACAAGCGAAGGTAGGAGACTCTGATGAAGGGAAAACCAGCAAGGTGACTCTCTCCGGGCTGTTGAACTTCATTGACGGCCTTTGGTCGGCCTCCGAGGGGGAAAGGCTGATAGTGTTCACGACGAACTACAAGGAGAAGCTCGACCCAGCTCTGATTCGGCGAGGAAGGATGGACAAGCACATCGAATTATCATACTGCAGCTTTGAATCATTCAAGGTGCTGGCTAAGAATTATCTGGAGCTTGATTCCCACCACCTGTTCGACACGATTGAGAGGCTGTTGGGGGAAAGTAAAGTGACCCCAGCTGATGTTGCTGAGCATTTGATGCCTAAGACAAGTGTGGCTGATGTTGAAACAAGCTTGAAGAGCCTGGTTCAGGCATTATTGGAGATGGCGAAGGAACAAGCAATGTTGAAGGCCAAGGAAGAAGGCAAAGAGAAGGAGTCATCTGCTAGGGAAGAAGATTGA